The Sceloporus undulatus isolate JIND9_A2432 ecotype Alabama chromosome 7, SceUnd_v1.1, whole genome shotgun sequence genome segment ATAATTTGAACTTGACCCCTACCTCTCAAAAGTGCCTGAAATAGATGGACTTCTTACCTAGGCTCATCATAGCGGTTGCCATTTGGCTAGGCTTTGGCCTGAAATGGCGCATTGCTGCTCAGCTAACAATAGGAGGAAATACTCCTGTATTTACATAAGTCAAGAGCCCAAACAGAGGCTTCTCCCTGTCTCTCCTCCAACTCAAACCTAGCGAAACCAGCTCCCATTTCTTAGGGCTGAGGGCTTAGGAAAAAGATGCTAAAATGCACAGGGAAACATTGGTAGCATGGAAAGATGGGGAGAGGGAGAATAGCTTTCAGTTGCAATGGATTCCAATTGCAAGAATTAGGTGAACTTAGGTGAaaaccagaatggtgtagtggacTGAGAGTTGGGGTAGGATCTGGAgcaaccagggttcgaatccccactcagccacggacAACCCACTGGGACATTTGGAGAAATCGTACTCCTTCATCTTCAGAGGAAaccaatggcaaatctcctctgaagaaatgttgccaggaaaaccctatcaCAGAGTAGACATCAGTGGGAATTAACTTGAAGTCATATCAAAACATAATAAAGGCAAGTAGTTAAAAAGGTCTTATTCAACTAAAAACATGTCCCTGAATCAATTATTgagcagcatttttttaaattcagtattGAAATCCAAAAAGTCTGGGTAGCAAGCCCCATCTTAGAAGAGGcatttctttaatttaatttcttgATTAATTGACTAAAAATTGTCTGCTATGGCTTATTAAACCAGGCAAGAGGCAAAGGATCAGTTTTTGTTCTAACTGTAGCTTCTGAATCTAACTTGAATTAGGGATGTCAGATGTCCTTCTTTTAGACAACCTTGCAGGTGATTCCCATGATTTGTTTAATATTGGCCATGCTTGGTgacaggggagggaggggggggagtaTGAACATCCATAGTAGCTGAAGGGCTGGCTACCCCACTTTGGATCTTGCAATGAAAAACTTTATATAGAGTATAGAGTTCTGAGGGATTGCCTTTCATTGTGTCTGGGATTCACACTTTCCTTGAGCTTGAATTGCCATAATTGCAGCTATCTTGTCCTGTAGATTTCTGTGAGATCTTAAGCATGACAGACTTCCCCTGGATTGGTGCGCTCAGCATTTTGTACAGAGCTGCAACATCCTTCTCCATCCCATTTCAATCATAAACTTCCATTAGAGCCGAGAGCTCATGCCATATCTCTCAAGCTCAGCACAGCCACCCTCAAATTTCTGAGATCCAGGTAGAACTCCATTCCTCCTGCTACTCTGTTCAGGTATCCTTTTTGTTTCATCTTGTGTGGGGACAAAACAGGTGAGCGTTTCCCCATTTGCACTTAGATTGGGAAGGCTAGCCATGGATCTCCTCGTATCCCTtggtgacttgaaaacacaaaaTGTTTTCCTTCCTTATTGCTGCTCTTGAACCTGATAAGAGAAgcagttttttggactacacctcccagagtCCCATGGGCAGCATGCTTTTCCAAGCTTAAGGCTAGATATACCATGAGGTCATCTAGCCTCAGATTGTTTGTGCTAGGGCAGAAACTCATGGGTTAAAACCCTTTGAAGGCATGTGCTCTGGTATTGGAGGGGGCTCCCGCTTTGCCTTAAATTGGGGTATCCCCACTGTATCTGTCCCTAGAATCAGtacagaatcatagggttggaaggaaccctagggctatccagtccaaccccatactgccatgcaggaatacacaatcaaagcacccctgacagatgaccatccagcctgtttaaaaacctccaaagaaggagagactaccactctctgagggagggagttccactatgaaacagatcttactgtcttGAAGGTCTACCTAACGTTGGGTAGAACCtgttttcctctagtttgaatgcattgttccgtgtcctgttctctggagcagcagaaaagaagcttgcttgcAGtattgacaccccttcaaatacttaaacagggctgtcaccacttaaccttctccaAGCTGAagatatccagctccctaagcctctccacATAGGATTTTATGGTTTCCAAAGGTTTCACcgttttggtcatcctcctctggacatcctccagcttgtcaacatcctttttgtattgtagtgcccagaactggacacagtattccagatgaaatCTGACCAAAGAATCGAATGGTACTATTAGTTTATTAATTCTAGAGAAGAAGATGCAGTgatcttgttttcttcttctccagtgaacaagaaccaatggattcaaatgacaaaagAGATGCTGCCTAAGCAGTAGGAGGAAAGTAATGactgtaagagcagtttggcactGGAATAGATGATCTCAGAAGCCAATGGACGCTCCatctttggaagcttttaaacagatGGGTATTTTCCAggtgtgctttagttgtatattcctacaAGTCATGGGGCTGGACTAGCTGGtccttggagtcccttccaaaACTACTTTTGAGTTCTTCAGTTGGTGGGTCAAGGAGCCACTTTGTCCATGAGATGTGAAGGTAGACAATGCAGCAACGTTGCTGAAGAGATCTGGATCTGTTGGCAAGcctttctcacacacatatatagcccACATCCCTGAGTGAAAGGTGAAAACCAAAATATAATGAGAGAGAGTTTTGTCTCTCTTGGCCAGAAGGCCTCAATAGCTGCTTTCCCCAAATACAAAACCTTTTACAGAGCCTCTTGATATGGAAGTGAGCTAAATCCTTGCTTCATAAACAGAAGCTTGCTGCTTTGGTGATTCCGTTCTGGTTTCAAATGTCTATTCTTGTGCCGGTCTAATTTTTTCCTTGGTTCCAGATGTAACCAAGAATGCAAAaggaaagtacagtcagccctcagtatccacaagttctttatccatggataccatcatctgcagcttgaaaatattcaaaaatatgctaattccaaaaaacaaaccttgattttgtcattggatgttagggacgccattttaccatgccattgtttccaatgggcctTGAGcactcatggattttggtatccacaggagtcctggaaccaaagcccagtggataccgaGAGATGAAAAGTGGATATTTCCCAAAATACCGCTGTGTCTATTTCCCAGGTTTCCTGTTCCAATTCACACCTGAAAGGAAGCTGGGGAGGGGTGAAGTGGCTTCACTGCTGATTCCTTTCCATTTTAAACCGAATTAACTATTCCCGTAGTCTCTGGTTTGAACGGCCTCTTCTTGGTCTCGGTGTCTGTGATGAGAGTTTGATTTTGGGCTATGACTAACTATTTTGTTTGCTGTCATACGTTCTCAATAAACGAGGAAGACTATTCAGCTTTGCCTCTTCAgtaattgtgtgtttgtgtgttttgcatGCGCATTTATCTCCTACCTCTAAACTGTCTGAGATGGGGGCAAGCAGTGGTCCTttttcaggtgttgttggactgccgcTCCCATCAGACCTAGTCAGCGTAGCCACTTCTTCCGTAGGCCCTCCGGCTCCACTGGCAAATAatacctcccagaatcctagtcaaaGACCAAATCAGGATATTGTTGGAGGTGGTCATCATGGAGGGAGATGTCCACATCAACATTGGCCGcctcatctgccttggtcccaaGGCAGGCCCTGTTGTGTTGGGATGGAGAACCATGATCCCGTGGGCTCACATTGAAAGCCCGACTTAGGTCCATCTCTTCCCCAGACTTGGAGTCAGAGTCTAGACGAACGATCTACAAGACATGGGACTGGGAACTGCAGTCGATACCGAAGCCTCTGGATCGGCCCCCTGAGCAGCCGCTGGGGCTCTACATCTGGCAGAAGGCTCCTTGCGGCTCGATCTCGGTGTAGGAGAAGCTGAACAGGCCCATTTAGAGGCTGGACGATCGGAGGACTTATCCCTCTTGGAGGAAGACTGTCCTTGGTATGTTTCCATTTGGAGGACCTACTAGCCTCAGAACTATAGTCCTTTGAGGATCTTTCTTTGGCCTTATCAGACATCTTAGGATCTTTGGAGGCCTTTTCCTTGGGTTTAGACTTGTCCTTACTTGAGGAGGACGAATGGGCCTTAGGAGAGCCCTCCAAGGCGGGAGCAGAGGCCGGTCTCAAGGCCTGGCCCCAGAGTGCCGCCTTCAACTTCAGGCCCCTATTCTTGAGGGCCTGCGCAATCATGGACTTACAGCAAGGACATGTCTTGGGGTTATGGGCTTCCCCCAAACAGAAAAGACAGGACTTGCGGTGGTCCGAAGTAGGGATTTTAGCCCCGCGTCGTTTGAAGGAATCCACCTTCTTCATTGTAAAATCACTTGACGTCAGAGTAGTCAAACAAGCTGTTGAGTCTAGTTGCTAGCACTGCGGATGAAGGCAACTGAGCAAAGAGTGGGAACGCTAAGGGACTATATAAAGGCAGGGGGAGCTGCCGGCAAAAAGTTGCAATCTGAAGTTTGCCCGGTGATTccaaaactgtagttttgtgagacgtttagcctcctctgtcagagagctctggagccacaataaacttcaattcccagaattccatagcagggagccagggcgtttaaagcggtgtcaaaccggattattcctgcagtgcggacgcatATACTTCTGacatggaacctcttttcctcgCTTTCCGTCCTTGAAGCCACAATTGGCTACCATTCCCTCGTCACTGGCCAATCAGAATCTTTCTCTCTCCAGCCACGCCCCCTTCTCTGCATAACAACTCCTTTCCGTCCAATCCGCGTGCGGGGGGCGTGGCCTCAGTACTTCCGCTTTGAGCCACTCTGAACTAAGGCGGCGGTGGAGGCGGTTGTTTTTGTCGCTGCTCCTGGCGCTGGAGGCTCTCTCTCTTCGGGCGGAGGATGCGGCGGCGCCTGGGGCTGCTTTCCCGGGGAGGGTGGGTGGTTCGGGCGGCCCAGACGGGGCTCAGCTGGGGGGTCACGGCGGTGCTCTTCCTCCACCCGACCGGTGAGTCCTTTCCCCGGTCTAGAGGCTGGACTGCAaggcccatcatccccagaaGCAGCTCCCAACCCCACCCctggactgccactcccatcatcctcaccactggatggaggaagggaaggggagaagaaagatagagaaggaggagggtaaggaaggaagagggaaaaggaaggaggagggagagaaagaagagggaaaagaaggaaagggagaaagaaagaagtgggtaaGGAAGAAAgcggaaaaaggaggaggaaagaggagggaaagggaggaaggaagaagatggGAAAGAaggtagaaagaaagaagtgggtaaggaagaaggagggaaaaggaggaggaaagaagagaaagaaaaagagggaaggaggaaagaagagggaaaaggaggtAAGAGGgtaaagaagaagggagggaggaagggggaaagaaggaaggaagatatgggaaaggaaggaaggaaaagaaaaaaacaaggaaaaggaagaaggaaaggaaggaaggaagaagaagggaaagaagataggaagaagggaagaaagagaaaaaagaggggggaaaggaaggaaggaaggcgacAAGGAAGGCAGTCCCTAGGGGCTGGACTGGCATGGCCCTCCTGCTGGGgctcaaactacaggagaagcaattccagttcaacattaggaggaacttcctgagagtaagggctgtttgacagtggaagacactccttcctccgaGTGtaatggagcctccttccttggaggtctttaagcagagtctggatggccatctgccaatggggatgctttccatggcagaagggggttggtctggatcagggcccttctgttctcttccagctctaggattctaagtGAACCCTTTTAGTTTCAACAGGCATTTGGAGATGACAGCTCAAAGGGAAAGGATTCTGTGATTGTATCCTGCAATTCTTCAGACATCCCTTTGGAAAGTTAGGGCCAGGGTCACGAttggcatctttctggatcctgttaTGCTCTGCCCCACCTGAAGCAGGGTGAcccaatgtcctccttttccaagacctgcCCTACatcccaaccttctgtccaggaagaattcccaaATTAAATTTGAGTCTAGGTTctcttaaaatgtattattttagtGACCAAATTATATATTTGTTTCTAGTGTATGTTTATATCTTTaccattttctcctcctttttcagaTCTACGGAGGCAGCTAGTGGAGGGGGAACTACTTCAGCCGCTGGTGTTTGTCTCCTTGGTTTTCATCTCGGTCTTGCTATACTACATGGTCTCCCTCATGGATCCTGGATATGTTGAGCACAACGAAGATGAAAAGGTACATTTGTGGGTGTTGAAGGCAAGCATCCTGTTCTGCACCATCCCTTGCAATTAACTATATATTGTACGCCTTCAAGTActatatatattaatgtataaggcttgaaattttagtccaaaaattgccCCCCAAACACCTGAGTTATCTTATCCACGGATCAATAcaaatattgtactttaactcttattttaaaagggaaccatgctgtggtgaaaggtaagagcatCATTTATACTGGAAGCTCTGACCTTCCTCTATTCTCTGATCTgtccagcttttagggtgagtgcaaacagtgatgccttctggaattaagttctttggcatggtttccttttgcttcaccctttacatCTTTTGATACACGCCCCTAATTTTACGctcgacatatccatgggtcatatcaaaatccataaatttggtcCTCAGACCTGCCCTCCACTTatccatgaggtcgacttatagtcatgTATATATGATAGTtcccgacttacggtgaccctaagctCTACTCTGGtgcagcaacaaactacacttcccagaattgcataacattgagccatggcagttaaagtagtgtcacaccagattatttctgcagtgcagctgcagccttcATACAAGTTCTTGACATGGGTTTCCATAGTGCTGATGTAGAGCATCTCCATGTGTGGATATTTCCACTAAAATGAGGGAATGTTATGTTGCACCCAAGATCTGAATAGCAGTTTATGGAGACATTTATTTTTTGCAACTCACAGCTGATATATTTTTTCTCTGAGCTTAGCTTCTAGCACTAAACTGTTTTTTTTACAGTGAGGATGTTAGCTGTTTTGGATTCCTCGAATAAGGCTTGACGTTCTTCAAACTCACATTTTCCATGCTCTCTTTTTGTAGGAGTCGGTGAGCAAAGAACAGAAAATAGTGATATCTCAGCATGTTCCTGCTGTTCAGCTCCGACGCTGTGGATATTGCATGCTGAAGGTAGGCATTTTGCACATGGGACTTTGTGAGTGCtgcatggaatcaaaccctgctctccagagtcataatccaacactcaaaccactttgtcgTGCTTGCTTCCCCAACACTATATCAAACTTGGGAAGCTCTGACAGTGAAGCTTCTTTTTCGAAAGGCATTTTACACTCATTtaccctcttttccttcctctgtctAGCTTAGTTTTTTAGCATCCCTGCCACTGCTTGCCACAGAGTGGCTCGCTACCAGGAGTAGTCAGGATGCATCAGCATTCTCTGTTGTGTCACAGACGTCTTTTTTATGGGATGTTACATGGCTTAAAATATAGCTTTTGGGAGATGGAGCAAAATCATCATAGTGACATGGCATCACAACAACATCTCCCAATGCAGGTTCTCTGCCATCAGCACCCATTTTACCAATTGTACGCATCACTTTGGGTGCCAGTCCCAGCCCAAAGGATGCAGTGCCACTCCTCTCTTAATACCCACCCATCTTCTTGTGTTCAGCAACAAAAAATTGAGAAgttgtgttgttttgtgcccttttctctctgttttgctgtacatacatgttcagtaagggattcttGGGGTGCTcctttttcagaggctttgtGCCTGTCATACCGATGGGTCCAGCATGACCCAAGGCttcctgctctctctcctctcttgcaGCAGCCAATGCGAGCCAAACACTGTCGGGAGTGCCAGCACTGTGTCCGACGCTATGACCACCATTGCCCCTGGATCGAGAACTGCGTTGGGGAAAGGAACCACCCACTTTTCATTGTCTATTTGGCCGTTCAGCTCGGGGTTCTCTTGTGGGCTATGGTGGTGGCTTGGTAAGTAAATGGAGAGCTTCCTTCTCTTGACagcagtacatatgaaagggatctaggaggttTAGTTGACCAcatgctgaacatgagtcagcaatgcgatgcagcagctaagaaggccaatatTATTCtggctgtatcaatagaaatatagtgtctagagttcgagggaagtgatagtgccactctattctgctttggtcagacctcacctggaatcgaGTGTCCCGTTCAGGGCCCCGCAATTCAAGGAGGATTTGGACAGGCTGAAGTGTGTTttgaggagggcgaccaaaatgctgaagtgtctagaaaccatcaagccctatgaggatcggtttagggagctgggtatgtttaggctggggaagagaaggttaagaagggtCATGATGGCTctctttatatatttgaagggatgccgtattcaggatggagcaagcttgtttctgcttctccaggaagcaatatattcaagctgtggggaaagagattctacctaaaacattaggaagaacatcctggcagaactgtttgacagtagatGCTCCTGCCTCTGAGAATGGTGAAGTCTCTTTGGAGAgttttcagcagaggctggatggccatttgtcgggggtgctttgattctgcatggcagaatggggttggattggagggcccttggggtctcttccaactctatatttctGTGATTCCCCAACTTTGAATTGGGAGAGGGAATAATGACAATCAACAactccttttcccctttcctatTATTATTGAAATACAGGTCTGGCCTCCATTTTAAGCAGTTCTCATGGGCATGGCTCCAACACACCTTCTTcctgctcctctccttcctggTGATTGTTGTGTGCACTGTAATTGCGGTGCTGCTGCTGGGCTCCCACCTCTACCTAATCTCATGTAACACTACCACCTGGGAGTTCATGTCCCGCCATCGCATCTCTTACCTGAGGAAGTGCGAGGTGGAGAACCCATTCGATCAAGGGCTCTTCCTCAACCTCTGGAGGTTCTTCTGCTCATGCCATCTGGTCGCGTGGGAAAATCTATACCCCCAGGAGGAAAGCAGTGGGGCCTAAAGGCTCAGACAGGGCAGactgcaaaacaaaacactgcaTTTTCTCCCAAGACatcagaggaagaaggaaagaaggctgTGCTTTTTTCACCAGTGGATGAAGGTCTTTCCTACAATCTGAGACCAGGTGAGCTCTTTTGAGGAAGAGCAAATATGGGACGTTGACTCTGGAGGGTGGCATTTGCAGACTCTGCCACTCTGAGAAATGGAAGGGAGTGTCCAGGTTTCTGTGGCAAAAAAGGTTAGTGTGCCACCTAGGCAGGCAATGTTGCTGCTTGAAAGCCATACCCTTGAAGTGACAGTAGCAAATTTGGGAGCTTTCTCAAGGCAAGACTGACTTATTTATTACCATTTTAATGGTTGTGGAAACTTGTCTCCACACTTTTCACGTTGTGCCTTAAAAGCTGGCTGAAGGCTTAAgttaaaaaaaagccttttaaaaaaaatttaaaaaccgaGACTGTTAtatgtttgttaatttttttaataaattcaaTGTGTAAGTTAAGAAATACTGCATTTTCAGATAGTTTCAGATAATGGGCTTGACTTTTGAGATGGAGGTTTCCTTAACGTGATAAGAATTCTGCCTTTGGCTTCAAACAAATTGCCCTTTTCTGATCAAACTCTTTGTACATGCAAGAGCTAGGTCAAGATTTGTTtttactgcagttcccagaatacctcaGCTAGCATGGACatactggggattctgggaaccctacacacacaccctccatgcCCAAAGTTCATTTTTTCTGACAGGCAATGGCTCTCTAAGGCTTCATCTGCATTGCCCCATACCCAAACTTTTTATTTCATTGACACTTAAATGGGGCAAGATTAGAACCTGAAGCCTTCTCTATATAAAGGTGTCCCAAAGCCAGCCTTTGTGACAAACCTTTGACTGCTGGATCTTAATGAAAAGTCAAAACAATCCCACTTTCCTACAACTGCCGGGATCCTTCAGCCATCATCACCAATAGTCATGTATGCTGGGGCATTCTAGAAACTGCAAAGCCTCCCACATTTCACAGAAGGAAATTAAGATACGAGTGAcccctcttttccctcccttGGCTGAATTAAATTCAGATTTCttggcattttgaactcagtttgcagcagctgaaataaTCTAAGACCAAAGGAGGAAAACTGGAGAAGAAAGAATctgatactttttaaaagcagctgaaaaagtgggatgagatgATTAATAGGGAGCGTCTGTGCCGAATCAGGACACTTGGAAGATATAGAtgctgtagtccaagaaaggaTCAGTTATAAACCCTGATTTTAACAACAGTAGGAGTGTGGATTACTTGCTGTAGTAATAATACAGTGCTAACCAAGAGACCAAGAGCCATCGTGTCAtagtggtttgcacattggactatggctctggagaccagggtttgattcctggttggccatgaaacccacagggtgaccctgggcaaatcaaaTGCTCTCAGGCTCgaagggaaagccatggcaaacctcccctgaaccaatcttgccaagaaaactccagaccttagggtttccaaaagtcggaaacgacttgaaggcacacagcacacacacaaccAGGAGACCAGAACAAAACATGTCAGTAAAGCCATccctaatcttgccaagaaaaccccatgataggtttgctataGTTGaaagtgtcttgaaggcacataaaacacacacaaagccatCACTGCCAGAGACCCTAGTTCAACAATGCTCCCCATTTTGTCTTTTGGAGTCAACGACAGTTCCTGTTGATGACATATAAAAGGGTTGCCAAGATCTCGATAGGAGGCCTGATGGTCTCCTATAGTCACCAAAGCAGCTATGCAGGGTGGAAGGGGCATTACTAATGATTTACTTGGGGGCTGAAGGTGTGCAGATGTAGGGAGAGGAGGAGTTGAAGGTCTAGGGGAAAGGGCTTGTGGAGGGAGTAGAAAGGGAGCATAATGTGGAAGAAAGTAGGGCAAAAAGGTTGGCAGCCAAGAGATGGATCAGACATCTCTTGCAGGACAACAGTACAACTTAGGGTTGTCAGTTCAGGATTGCCCCTGATTCTCAGGTTTTCAGACCAAAACCTGAAATCTTAGGGACCCGAgaccctggtgatgtcattatgCATTAAGGAACAACTACACTTGATTACAACTTGTCATTCaaccatacatacacatacatatacttaaattatttttcctgtttggaaataagACAGAAAACATGCTACCTGtccccagatcaaggtgaaattgGAAGGATTATTTCTTCTTCCCTACTTTGGGAGATAGGATAAGGAACCTTTAAACTAGTACAcatgcttctagccagaaggtagatgcagagcagagggtgagtccTGGTTCCACCACAACtgtgagggaaggaggaagctaacttAGTAAACACACAGACTCCCTGGAGAGACTTCACAAGTTGCTCCAACAAATTATTCAAGCCTTTCAAATTGCAGTAGGCTGTGTTGTTGCTCTCCTAGATGAGCTGGAAATTTGCACAGAgccctttgcttttgcctggagcTGAGGCCTCCGCTTGGAAATAACCCATGAAAAATGGAGACTTGGGATGATTTGGAAACCCTGCTCCATTTGCCCTCCCCAGTGTAGAAAAGGACACAGTCCTTCATGCTTTTGCACCATTACACTCTTTGCAAAATGCTCAAGGGAGAtgtatttgtttttgaaaattatttgttCACACAAGAAAGCAGTTTTATCTTTTGGTTTATTTCAAAGCAATTTTAAATAATTGGTCATTTGAAGACCATCCACAAGCCCTCACAATCTTTCACACACACCTACATGTTATCTTTCTGATTCCAGTTCAAGGGAGCTCGAACTGCCCTTCTCCAGGTTATTTTCTTACCTCCTTGCCGAAAGTTTAGGCAAGACAAGCTCACAGGCATAGAATCCATGGATTACATATAAGCCTAAGACAACTGCACTGCTCTGCCAACCTGATGAcccccttcagatatttgggtTCTAGCTCCTACCACCCGGTTGTGCTGACCAGGGATCATGGGAACTACTGTATAGTCCAATGCACCTGGAATGCTATCTTAATAAGGAACCAGAGACCAAAAAACATCCCAGCTCAAATAGACGCACTGAAATGAGAGGGAAGTCACATTCATTTTAGTGAACCAATGGATCAACCTTGGTACTTTGAGAAGAACAGGAAATGTCAATGCTACTCACCAAGCACAgctttgcatgtgtgtgcatcAGCTCTGCTAGCAAAGGGACAGGAAAACAATAGAAGCTCTTTGTCTCCAAAATCTACTTGGGGAGTGATTATAATACATTATTCTTCATGAGTACAATGGGGACCCGGGCAAggacagagggccttttcatgtACTACCCTGTGTGTAGGGCAAACACAATTTGtgctgggaaggggcaaaccaaacctggaaaaacgcaggggatcctacagctcctcccacaactaatacaattaATATTTCCTACactaaacatactatggcctgaactaacacgaaagaaaatgcagggggagattcaaatagtcctggcaggacatcgcACCTACACATGTCCCACTCCTAACCCTACATAAACAAGGGAGACAGGAtgttcaaaagaagaaaaatgttcatGGTTGACATCCAGAtgatgtcagactgcaactccaaaCAGCAATAGATAAAGTAACTAATGGTAACGGATGACAGTGGTTGCAATCCAAGGGCTACATAATTCCCACCCAAAGTGTTTGACTAGGATTTGGGCAACCAAGGTc includes the following:
- the ZDHHC12 gene encoding palmitoyltransferase ZDHHC12 isoform X1 codes for the protein MRRRLGLLSRGGWVVRAAQTGLSWGVTAVLFLHPTDLRRQLVEGELLQPLVFVSLVFISVLLYYMVSLMDPGYVEHNEDEKESVSKEQKIVISQHVPAVQLRRCGYCMLKQPMRAKHCRECQHCVRRYDHHCPWIENCVGERNHPLFIVYLAVQLGVLLWAMVVAWSGLHFKQFSWAWLQHTFFLLLSFLVIVVCTVIAVLLLGSHLYLISCNTTTWEFMSRHRISYLRKCEVENPFDQGLFLNLWRFFCSCHLVAWENLYPQEESSGA
- the ZDHHC12 gene encoding palmitoyltransferase ZDHHC12 isoform X2, translating into MRRRLGLLSRGGWVVRAAQTGLSWGVTAVLFLHPTDLRRQLVEGELLQPLVFVSLVFISVLLYYMVSLMDPGYVEHNEDEKESVSKEQKIVISQHVPAVQLRRCGYCMLKPMRAKHCRECQHCVRRYDHHCPWIENCVGERNHPLFIVYLAVQLGVLLWAMVVAWSGLHFKQFSWAWLQHTFFLLLSFLVIVVCTVIAVLLLGSHLYLISCNTTTWEFMSRHRISYLRKCEVENPFDQGLFLNLWRFFCSCHLVAWENLYPQEESSGA
- the ZDHHC12 gene encoding palmitoyltransferase ZDHHC12 isoform X3 — encoded protein: MEEGKGRRKIEKEEDLRRQLVEGELLQPLVFVSLVFISVLLYYMVSLMDPGYVEHNEDEKESVSKEQKIVISQHVPAVQLRRCGYCMLKQPMRAKHCRECQHCVRRYDHHCPWIENCVGERNHPLFIVYLAVQLGVLLWAMVVAWSGLHFKQFSWAWLQHTFFLLLSFLVIVVCTVIAVLLLGSHLYLISCNTTTWEFMSRHRISYLRKCEVENPFDQGLFLNLWRFFCSCHLVAWENLYPQEESSGA